Proteins from a single region of Coregonus clupeaformis isolate EN_2021a chromosome 19, ASM2061545v1, whole genome shotgun sequence:
- the LOC121531328 gene encoding heat shock factor-binding protein 1, with the protein MAETDPKSVQDLTNVVQTLLQQMQDKFQTMSDQIIGRIDEMSTRIDDLEKNIADLMTQAGVEEIEGVKEPQVKEGQGS; encoded by the exons ATGGCAGAAACGGATCCAAAGTCAGTTCAGGACCTTACCAATGTG GTCCAGACGTTGCTGCAACAGATGCAGGACAAGTTCCAGACCATGTCCGACCAGATCATCGGGAGAA TCGATGAGATGAGCACCCGCATTGATGACCTGGAGAAAAACATTGCCGACCTCATGACCCAGGCGGGCGTGGAGGAGATAGAAGGGGTCAAAGAACCACAGGTGAAAGAAGGACAAGGGTCATGA